A portion of the Glycine max cultivar Williams 82 chromosome 10, Glycine_max_v4.0, whole genome shotgun sequence genome contains these proteins:
- the LOC100807304 gene encoding uncharacterized protein, with the protein MLQDVIHPSTPAEQLPIDEISSPISARIFELCEPDFFPDTLQNSDVTSSSNCCHEEKSSYATTISPPLDLVDNKININNNSNIVTTTSSSTTTTSTTTNNNNNNTTNSNNLSILFDTQDEIDNDISASIDFSSCRSLVVPPLLSISTQQDQFDFSSAQPQVQLSAAAGSVLKGLSHYPTDHVIAPLIGSPLPSVFDEDCISSIPSYVPLNPSSPSCSYLSPGIGVYMPPPGSLNTALSADSSGLFGGNILLGSELQAHELDYQGENGGIFCTDSIQRVFNPPDLQALGTETQKLVAGAGSSATLTPEISHLEDSNLKVGKLSVEQRKEKIHRYMKKRNERNFSKKIKYACRKTLADSRPRVRGRFAKNDEFGESHRQGSSNHEEDDEEIIVKEDDDMVDSSDIFAHISGVNSFKCNYSIQSLI; encoded by the exons ATGTTGCAGGATGTTATCCACCCCTCAACACCGGCTGAGCAACTCCCCATT GATGAGATTTCAAGCCCGATTAGTGCTCGAATTTTCGAACTTTGCGAGCCTGATTTCTTCCCAGACACACTGCAAAATTCAGATGTTACTTCCAGCTCAAATTGTTGCCATGAAGAGAAGTCCTCATATGCCACAACCATATCTCCACCTTTAGATTTAGTAGACAACAAGATCAATATCAATAACAATAGCAACATAGTCACTACTACCTCATCTAGCACTACCACAACCAGCACcacaaccaacaacaacaacaacaacacaacgAACAGCAATAACCTGTCCATCCTCTTTGACACTCAAGATGAAATTGACAATGACATCTCAGCCTCCATAGACTTCTCATCATGTCGATCTTTAGTTGTTCCACCACTTCTCTCAATCTCAACTCAGCAGGATCAGTTTGATTTCTCTTCAGCTCAGCCACAGGTGCAACTATCAGCAGCAGCAGGTTCAGTTTTGAAGGGCCTCTCTCACTACCCTACAGATCATGTGATTGCACCCCTTATTGGATCTCCGTTACCATCTGTTTTTGATGAAGATTGCATATCTTCCATCCCTTCTTATGTGCCTCTCAACCCATCATCACCCTCTTGCTCTTATCTCAGTCCTGGCATAGGAGTGTACATGCCTCCTCCTGGTTCCCTTAACACTGCCTTATCTGCTGACAGTTCTGGATTGTTTGGTGGGAACATTCTACTGGGGTCTGAACTGCAGGCACATGAATTGGACTATCAGGGAGAAAATGGTGGAATATTTTGCACAGATTCAATTCAGAGGGTGTTTAACCCCCCAGATCTTCAG GCACTTGGTACTGAGACTCAGAAACTTGTAGCTGGGGCTGGAAGTTCTGCCACTTTGACACCAGAAATCTCACACTTGGAGGACTCTAACTTGAAAGTTGGAAAACTCTCTGTTGAGCAGAGGAAGGAAAAGATTCATAGATACATGAAGAagagaaatgaaagaaatttcaGCAAGAAAATCAAG tatGCTTGCCGCAAAACTTTAGCAGATAGCCGGCCCCGGGTTAGAGGAAGGTTTGCAAAGAATGATGAGTTTGGAGAGAGCCATAGACAAGGAAGTAGCAAtcatgaagaagatgatgaagaa ATAATTgtgaaagaagatgatgatatGGTTGATTCCTCAGATATCTTTGCACATATCAGTGGAGTGAACTCTTTCAAATGCAACTATTCCATCCAGTCCttgatttga